The nucleotide window TCGAGCCATTGTTTGGTAATGCGCTTAAGCTGGCCGAAGAGGTGGAGCTTAGGCTCCTCGCCGGGGTCGCGCCACTTCGTGTACAGCAGCCGCTGGGTGACGTGGAAAACGAGGCTGGAGGGCCGCATGTCGGCCAAGTGCTCCAGGGTCATGTCCACCCCCTTCCCGATGATGCCGGAATTCCGCGTGATGGAAGGGCCAACAAGGTCGGGTGTGAGGACAAGAACGGAATCCTCATTGAAATCCGCTGTCAACCGTTCCTCCGGCAGTTCCACGCGGTAGCCTTCGACGCGCGGAAATCGTATTTCCAGCTCGTCGCGCTCGGGCCGCACGGCCTTGACCTGAACCGTCTCTCGGGGCGGCTGGGGTGGAGCAACAACCGGCTTGGCGGTAAAGTCGAATGGAATGCCGAAGACATCGGCGTATTCCACATTGAAAAGCGTTTCTTCATTGAGCTCGTAAGACTGCCGACGCAGCGCGCGACCAATGACCTGCTCGCACAGGAGTTGGGTGCCGAAGGCGCGAACGCCGAGGACGTGAGTGACCGTATTGGCGTCCCATCCTTCTGTGAGCATGGATACGGAAACCACGCACCGGATGGCGCCGCCAAGCTGGCCCGGTTTTCCAACCGTATTCATGACCTCGCGGAGTAATTCCTGATCGCTGATGTTATCGCCGGCGCGAGGATCGCCAGTACGTTCCACGATCTCACGGCGAAAGCGTTCAATCTCGTCAGCGGCCATGGCACGGAAGTTGTCGTCAAGCACATCGCCCGCTTCGAGCTGCTCGCTGTCGATGAGGATCGTGTTCGGGCGAGGGAGCGGATTGCCGGTGTTCTCGTCGAAATTGCGGAACAATGCAAGGCGTCCGTTCACCAACTTCGGCAGTCGGTTCTCGTTCTTTTGAAAGAATCCCGAAACGTAGTCATAAACAAGTTTCGAGATTGCGGTGTTTTGGCAAACAATAATGAAACACGGAGGGGCCTTCATGCCACCTTCTTCCCAAAGGCGGAAGGTCTTCTCGTAGTGGCCGTAAAGGGCTTGGAGCGCCGTCTGCAATCGCGTAGGGAGCTTGAGCGGGTCGAGCTCCCCACCCTGGCGACGCCCTTTCTTGGGCATATCCTTGCGGATGTTTTCCCAGAGGTTGCGGAACATCGGCATTTCGTCCCCCGGGATGTTTTCTGCCACGGGGACGCGCGGCAGTTTGACGATGCCGCACTCGATGGCATCCATGAGCGAAAAATCGCTCATCGTCCATGGAAATAGCGTGCCCTCGACCTCGCCGGAGCCACGAAGAAAGAACGGCGTTGCAGAGAGGTCGATTACGCGGCTGACGCCCAGTTTGCGCTTCACGGTTTCAAGGCCGGAAATCCACAGGCGCGCGGCCTCGTTGTTTCTTTCGGCCTCTTTCTTTTCATCGCCTTTCAGATCCTCGTCGTATTCGGACTCAGGTTTTTCTCGATAACAATGGTGTCCCTCGTCGTTGATGACGAGGATGTTCTTCATGCCCATTAAGTCGGGCATCACGCGTTGAACCATCTGCCCCTCGGTCTCCTGTGTGTTGAGCTCATCCCCAGTACGACCTTGAAGCAAGGCGCGGCCGCCCGCGGAAAGCTCCATGCGTTCGCGCGGTTTGAAGGCGTGATAGTTGGTGATAACGATCTTTGCGTCCTTCAAATTGTCGAGTAAGTCGCTGGGGACAAGTTCCCGGCGACCGTAATAGCTGTCGGGGTCGTTGGGCTGGAGGACGCGCAAACGGTCCTTGATCGTCAAGCCGGGGGTGCAGACGAGAAAGCCCCGCGTGAAGTGCTTGCTCGACGATCGGCGCATAGCATTAACCGTCTGCCAAGCGATGATCATCGCCATTACCGTGGTCTTGCCGGTGCCGGTGGCAAGCTTTAAAGCAAGACGCATCAACTCGGGGTTGTAGGCTGCATTTGCGGAAGCGAGATGTTCAAGCAGAAACTTGCCCCTCTTGGACTGGGGCGCCACCTCAGTGAGCCAGAT belongs to Terriglobia bacterium and includes:
- a CDS encoding DEAD/DEAH box helicase family protein translates to MADPFFDHPILNSPYASPARHWELDVHGQPTQKILEFRRHAEFITPIPKPKKRKHSAAQEELVFNEGKGLSTKAQQYDPTPIINEVRSHVDTWRSLPSPNQWQVTPETVRLLQHWRHHAFSDIRPFFCQVEAMETLIWLTEVAPQSKRGKFLLEHLASANAAYNPELMRLALKLATGTGKTTVMAMIIAWQTVNAMRRSSSKHFTRGFLVCTPGLTIKDRLRVLQPNDPDSYYGRRELVPSDLLDNLKDAKIVITNYHAFKPRERMELSAGGRALLQGRTGDELNTQETEGQMVQRVMPDLMGMKNILVINDEGHHCYREKPESEYDEDLKGDEKKEAERNNEAARLWISGLETVKRKLGVSRVIDLSATPFFLRGSGEVEGTLFPWTMSDFSLMDAIECGIVKLPRVPVAENIPGDEMPMFRNLWENIRKDMPKKGRRQGGELDPLKLPTRLQTALQALYGHYEKTFRLWEEGGMKAPPCFIIVCQNTAISKLVYDYVSGFFQKNENRLPKLVNGRLALFRNFDENTGNPLPRPNTILIDSEQLEAGDVLDDNFRAMAADEIERFRREIVERTGDPRAGDNISDQELLREVMNTVGKPGQLGGAIRCVVSVSMLTEGWDANTVTHVLGVRAFGTQLLCEQVIGRALRRQSYELNEETLFNVEYADVFGIPFDFTAKPVVAPPQPPRETVQVKAVRPERDELEIRFPRVEGYRVELPEERLTADFNEDSVLVLTPDLVGPSITRNSGIIGKGVDMTLEHLADMRPSSLVFHVTQRLLYTKWRDPGEEPKLHLFGQLKRITKQWLDTCLVCKGDTYPALLMYQELADMACNRITAAITRQFLGERPIKASLDPYNPTGSTSYIRFNTSRADRWDTSGPPPKNHINWVVLDSDWEAEFCRVAESHPKVLAYTKNHSLGLEVPYRYGSETRKYLPDFIVVVDDGHGPDDPLHLVVEIKGYRREDAKEKKSTMETYWVPGVNHLGAYGRWAFAEFTEMYQIEADFKAKVESEFNKLIEKVSRP